From Dethiosulfovibrio russensis, a single genomic window includes:
- a CDS encoding TRAP transporter small permease, producing MKIIRWLNDHLEEYVLSGLLVVIASVMMLQVIMRYVFNNSLSWAEEASRYAFIWSALISIGYSIKERNILRVDTLIEALPRPIRNLMTNLGNLTVVAFFGYLSISAVPAVQRVMRSSQTSPALKVHMGWIYLAAILGFFLATFRAVQRLRADFKDSSGKAEL from the coding sequence GTGAAGATAATCCGATGGCTTAACGATCACCTGGAGGAGTACGTCTTGAGCGGGCTCCTGGTGGTGATCGCCAGCGTAATGATGCTACAGGTGATCATGAGATACGTGTTCAATAACTCGCTTTCCTGGGCTGAGGAGGCCTCTCGTTACGCCTTCATATGGTCTGCCCTGATAAGCATCGGTTACAGCATCAAAGAGAGAAACATACTGAGAGTCGATACCCTGATAGAGGCCCTTCCCAGACCTATCAGAAACCTGATGACCAATCTGGGAAATCTGACCGTGGTGGCTTTCTTCGGCTACCTGTCCATATCTGCCGTGCCGGCGGTCCAGAGGGTGATGAGGAGCAGTCAGACCAGCCCGGCCCTCAAGGTCCACATGGGATGGATCTATCTGGCCGCCATCTTGGGTTTTTTCCTCGCCACCTTCAGAGCGGTTCAGCGTCTCAGAGCCGATTTTAAGGATTCGAGCGGAAAGGCGGAGCTTTAG
- a CDS encoding DUF4857 domain-containing protein, with the protein MRRISAASLILLIIAVSSIYLPMAYRKLFIPDTEKTHLLFSPVTKKFVYREQLIGDIPEEVRSKADDHHSEIAYGDQDGNYYGRLDFERMLPFIYSKNMDMLGLLPIEIDSRSFDIEEIKRGRQVMEMTPEKLRKHSTRPSVWPLLETDSGQARLVLPDDVFRMTDDRMEFVNADSNQVDRELTEKFTRALLKEGFSFPARSVNSRVTVLKPFDDGVFIVDHDYDVFHVKRVKGEPFVRKTSIDRDIKTRYVLVSENLRKVYHGLLIGQDGRAWLLGFDDYETIPLPLEGYNPDEMDLKILTDPLYVTATWSDETTIHGLAMDRSYRPVASFDHTMSRAADTRAKKIYRALFPFSLDLGHRRRGNMEISFRLGDRTAVVGIVAALTALLTVGSSIRKRRPKPYEIILVALTGLYGLIAVFLVDPER; encoded by the coding sequence ATGAGAAGGATATCCGCCGCATCCCTGATCCTCCTCATAATTGCGGTCTCGTCCATATATCTTCCCATGGCGTACAGAAAGCTATTCATACCGGATACGGAGAAGACCCATCTGCTCTTCAGCCCCGTGACTAAGAAATTCGTCTACCGGGAGCAGCTTATAGGGGATATACCTGAGGAGGTGAGGTCTAAAGCGGACGATCACCATTCGGAGATCGCCTACGGAGACCAGGACGGCAACTACTACGGCAGGCTCGATTTCGAGAGGATGCTGCCTTTCATATATTCGAAGAACATGGATATGCTGGGGCTTCTGCCGATAGAGATAGACAGCCGATCTTTCGACATCGAGGAGATAAAGAGGGGCAGACAGGTGATGGAGATGACCCCGGAGAAACTTCGGAAACACAGCACCAGGCCGTCGGTGTGGCCCCTTCTGGAGACAGACTCGGGACAGGCGAGACTTGTCCTTCCCGACGACGTTTTCAGGATGACCGACGACAGGATGGAGTTCGTCAACGCCGACAGCAACCAGGTGGACCGGGAGCTTACGGAGAAATTCACCCGGGCACTGCTGAAGGAGGGATTCTCCTTCCCCGCCCGTTCCGTAAATTCCAGGGTGACGGTGCTGAAACCATTCGACGACGGCGTGTTCATAGTGGACCACGACTACGACGTGTTTCACGTCAAGAGGGTAAAGGGAGAGCCTTTCGTCAGGAAAACCTCTATCGACCGGGACATAAAGACGAGGTACGTTCTCGTCTCGGAAAACCTGAGGAAGGTATATCACGGCCTCCTCATAGGGCAAGACGGCCGAGCCTGGCTGCTGGGATTCGACGATTACGAGACCATCCCCCTTCCGCTAGAGGGCTACAACCCGGACGAGATGGACTTGAAGATACTGACCGACCCTCTTTACGTGACCGCCACCTGGTCCGACGAGACGACCATACACGGCCTGGCGATGGATCGCTCCTACCGGCCCGTGGCTTCCTTCGACCATACCATGTCCAGGGCAGCGGACACGAGGGCGAAGAAGATCTACAGAGCCCTCTTTCCCTTTTCCTTAGACCTCGGACACAGACGGAGAGGAAATATGGAGATATCCTTCCGACTTGGAGATAGGACTGCCGTAGTAGGGATTGTCGCAGCTCTGACGGCGCTTCTTACCGTCGGTTCGTCGATCCGGAAGAGACGTCCCAAACCCTACGAGATCATCTTGGTGGCCCTGACCGGCCTGTACGGCCTGATAGCGGTCTTTCTGGTGGACCCGGAGAGATAG
- a CDS encoding TRAP transporter large permease: MILSMILILLGGLILGIPIAVALGFSTILPSLLDSAFTANVQYVVRSVVSALDSTPMLAIPLFILSGNIMTKGKISERLFNFFAYFIGNFPAGIPMTAIVTCLFYGAISGSGVATTAAVGGMAIPFLTSLGYDKVYSAALIATAGSLGVIIPPSIPFVTYGVVTGVSIGSLFIAGIIPGILIGLSLMVYAYIYAKVHGEDREKISQKVQSLRSCGLWVLLKESFWALLAPVIILGGIYGGIVTPTEAAAVSVFYALIVCIFIYKSLTLGSLGEILTDTVKSYAPIVVLLSLAIVFGRVLALLQAPAVLRDFVLTNFAGNKYIFLFALNVILLILGMFMDVGPAIAILAPMMLTSAVALGVSPIHLGIIMVVTLAIGMATPPFGVDLFVAAPLIKEQVMKVGIKAIPFILAFIVALMLITYVPQLSLVLLG, encoded by the coding sequence ATGATTTTATCCATGATTCTCATCCTTCTAGGGGGCCTTATCCTGGGAATACCCATAGCGGTGGCCCTCGGCTTCTCCACCATTCTTCCCTCCCTGCTGGACTCGGCCTTCACCGCCAACGTACAGTATGTAGTTCGCAGCGTGGTCAGCGCCCTCGACAGCACTCCCATGCTTGCCATACCCCTTTTCATACTCTCTGGAAACATAATGACCAAGGGGAAGATCTCCGAGAGGCTGTTCAACTTCTTTGCCTATTTCATAGGAAACTTCCCGGCGGGTATACCGATGACCGCCATAGTCACCTGTCTTTTCTACGGAGCTATATCGGGCTCCGGTGTTGCCACCACTGCGGCGGTGGGCGGGATGGCCATTCCCTTTCTGACCTCCCTGGGCTATGACAAGGTCTACAGTGCCGCTCTTATAGCGACGGCCGGGAGTCTTGGGGTCATAATCCCTCCGAGCATTCCCTTCGTCACCTACGGGGTCGTTACCGGCGTCTCCATCGGCAGTCTCTTCATAGCCGGGATAATCCCCGGCATCTTGATAGGCCTGAGCCTCATGGTATACGCCTACATCTATGCCAAGGTTCACGGAGAGGACAGGGAAAAGATTTCCCAGAAAGTCCAAAGCCTCAGATCCTGCGGTCTCTGGGTGCTCTTAAAGGAAAGTTTCTGGGCCCTTCTGGCTCCGGTCATCATACTGGGTGGCATCTACGGAGGCATCGTCACCCCGACTGAGGCGGCGGCTGTATCGGTGTTCTATGCCCTTATCGTCTGCATCTTCATCTATAAGAGTCTAACCTTAGGTTCTTTAGGGGAGATATTGACCGATACGGTCAAGTCCTACGCTCCTATAGTGGTTCTTCTTTCTCTGGCGATAGTATTCGGTCGTGTATTGGCTCTATTACAGGCTCCTGCGGTGCTGAGGGACTTCGTCCTGACCAACTTCGCCGGAAACAAATACATCTTCCTCTTCGCTCTCAACGTTATATTGCTCATCCTGGGCATGTTTATGGACGTCGGACCGGCCATAGCCATACTGGCTCCCATGATGCTCACCTCCGCCGTAGCTCTCGGAGTTAGTCCGATACACCTGGGCATCATCATGGTGGTCACCCTGGCGATTGGCATGGCGACTCCACCGTTCGGGGTCGATCTCTTCGTGGCGGCTCCTCTCATAAAGGAGCAGGTCATGAAGGTCGGGATAAAAGCTATCCCGTTCATATTGGCCTTCATAGTCGCCCTTATGTTGATAACCTACGTTCCTCAGCTCAGTCTGGTCCTGCTCGGGTGA
- a CDS encoding Bug family tripartite tricarboxylate transporter substrate binding protein, whose product MKKRIFLAFLFLVVNARVGLSAYPEKNLHGYIMWGAGGAMDNVARAISPIAEEYLNKKIILQNRTGATGAVATTFVANQRADGYSILYGAENPNLYKVTGLSKIDYDQFDPVLLMMANVGVVLVGQESPYQSYEDFIDAALSGKSIKMGSTGPGGLPFVANTMIEKIHGIKSFNKVRFDGEGPCITALMGGHIDAVVVGLLAGESFIKSGSLKGLAVISSKRLPSVESVPAVTEFYDDYRNYLPWGAFFGAFVRKGTPEDRVKILRDAFEKAYEDPRFDELAKNMGGVKLGLTGEEAERYIEQNKSVSAWLLYDAGGAKFSPSDFGIKRLE is encoded by the coding sequence ATGAAGAAAAGGATTTTCTTAGCGTTTTTGTTTTTGGTCGTGAACGCTCGGGTCGGTTTGTCCGCCTACCCGGAAAAGAACCTCCATGGCTACATAATGTGGGGTGCCGGGGGCGCTATGGACAACGTAGCCCGCGCTATTTCCCCCATAGCGGAGGAATACCTGAATAAAAAGATCATTCTTCAAAATCGTACTGGAGCTACCGGAGCCGTGGCGACTACGTTTGTCGCTAATCAACGTGCCGACGGATACAGTATCCTTTATGGAGCGGAAAACCCCAATCTTTATAAGGTGACGGGATTGTCGAAAATAGATTACGATCAGTTCGATCCCGTTTTATTGATGATGGCAAATGTCGGGGTGGTCCTGGTGGGACAGGAGTCCCCATATCAGAGCTATGAGGACTTCATAGATGCCGCCCTCTCCGGCAAGAGCATAAAGATGGGCTCTACCGGTCCTGGAGGATTGCCTTTCGTTGCGAACACCATGATAGAGAAAATTCATGGGATAAAATCGTTCAATAAAGTTCGTTTCGATGGGGAGGGTCCCTGTATAACGGCTTTGATGGGAGGGCACATAGATGCGGTCGTGGTCGGCTTGCTCGCAGGAGAGAGCTTTATCAAGTCAGGGTCTTTGAAAGGTTTGGCCGTTATCTCCTCCAAGAGACTTCCCAGCGTGGAGTCTGTTCCTGCCGTTACCGAATTCTACGATGATTATAGGAACTATCTTCCATGGGGTGCTTTTTTTGGCGCTTTCGTCAGAAAAGGTACGCCGGAAGACAGAGTCAAAATTTTGCGTGATGCTTTTGAAAAAGCGTACGAGGATCCTCGTTTCGACGAGTTGGCGAAGAATATGGGAGGTGTGAAGTTGGGACTTACGGGAGAAGAGGCCGAAAGGTACATAGAGCAGAATAAATCCGTCAGCGCTTGGCTTCTTTACGATGCTGGAGGGGCGAAGTTTTCTCCGAGCGATTTCGGTATAAAAAGGCTCGAGTAA
- a CDS encoding TRAP transporter substrate-binding protein, producing the protein MINGKRGFVFLGLAAVLTVLFGFAGESMAAKKYTLQLAGAYPSTGGTPRALATEKIKELVEAKSEGNITVNIYLDSQLGGDREILEGCQFGDISMVAQTTAPQVAFIPELAVFDIPMLFDDLDVARKTFVGPFRAELNKWYEKAGLKLLLFEPIYYRETTSSRALEKIDDFKGLKIRTMENEYHMAFWKALGANPTPLNFAELYVALQQGLVDAQENPYEIIWASKFYEVQKYLTNTHHIAFILSVTMNKDMYDGMPDDYKAIIDESMKEASDFLFDLAKSKNDEMLASLEKVGMNVETPNAELKAELKKAAATVENMIRKNVGDGVVDSIIKASESAKK; encoded by the coding sequence ATGATCAACGGTAAACGTGGTTTCGTGTTCCTAGGTCTGGCGGCGGTTCTGACTGTTCTTTTCGGATTTGCCGGAGAGAGCATGGCGGCGAAAAAGTACACCCTTCAGCTGGCAGGAGCCTATCCTTCCACCGGAGGTACTCCCAGGGCTCTGGCTACCGAGAAGATAAAGGAACTCGTCGAGGCCAAGTCCGAGGGGAACATCACCGTCAACATCTATCTGGACAGCCAGCTAGGCGGCGACAGAGAGATCCTCGAGGGCTGCCAGTTCGGCGACATCTCCATGGTCGCTCAGACCACCGCTCCCCAGGTCGCCTTCATCCCCGAACTGGCTGTCTTCGACATCCCTATGCTGTTCGACGATCTCGACGTGGCCAGAAAGACCTTCGTCGGACCCTTCAGGGCCGAGCTGAACAAATGGTACGAGAAGGCGGGCCTCAAACTGCTCCTCTTCGAGCCCATCTACTACAGAGAGACGACCAGCAGCAGAGCGCTGGAGAAAATAGACGATTTCAAGGGACTCAAGATACGTACCATGGAGAACGAGTATCACATGGCTTTCTGGAAGGCTCTCGGAGCCAACCCCACCCCTCTTAACTTCGCCGAGCTTTACGTGGCACTTCAGCAGGGACTGGTCGACGCTCAGGAGAACCCCTACGAGATCATATGGGCCAGCAAGTTCTACGAGGTGCAGAAGTACCTCACGAACACCCATCACATAGCGTTCATACTCAGCGTCACGATGAACAAGGATATGTACGACGGCATGCCCGACGACTACAAGGCCATCATCGACGAGAGCATGAAAGAGGCCTCCGACTTCCTCTTCGACCTGGCCAAGTCCAAGAACGACGAGATGCTGGCCTCCCTCGAGAAGGTTGGCATGAACGTCGAGACCCCGAACGCCGAGCTCAAGGCGGAGCTGAAGAAGGCAGCCGCTACGGTCGAGAACATGATCCGTAAGAACGTGGGAGACGGTGTTGTCGACTCCATAATTAAGGCTAGCGAGTCAGCTAAAAAATAA
- the larA gene encoding nickel-dependent lactate racemase: MSLEFTLSYGKGELPLSLPENLKLESVLEPPTPRDVSEEEIVLDGLENPIDSPRLRDLLSPGETICVVVSDVTRAWQRMSVYLPFLVDEILAGGGKEEDVKFISATGTHRSQTPEEHGLLLGDLADRFQVVDHDCRDADSLVSLGTTSRGTPVEVNRMVTECDRLILTGAVTYHVMAGWGGGRKSILPGVASYEAIQANHVLALKSAPETGRDMRCRCAFMEDNPLHLDMDEACSMVNPDFVFNVVMGGDGRIAAAVSGQWRSAHLKGTELVNDLNGVTVDRKADVVVASAGGYPKDMVLYQSSKTVFNSIEAVRDGGTLVVLAMCDEGSGSDECFEILTGYSDQVAREKVLRERFSIPRYVGYLLADQALKANIVLVSELRRSDLEGSGIIAVNSVEAAMAEVSRLHPEGGSAYVIPHGGSVFPFVKR, translated from the coding sequence ATGAGCTTGGAGTTCACTCTGTCCTACGGAAAAGGGGAGCTTCCCCTGAGCCTTCCGGAAAATCTGAAACTCGAATCGGTGCTGGAACCTCCGACGCCTCGGGATGTATCCGAGGAGGAAATCGTCCTGGATGGCCTTGAAAATCCGATAGACTCGCCCAGGTTGAGGGACCTGCTCTCTCCGGGCGAGACCATCTGCGTGGTGGTCTCCGACGTCACAAGGGCATGGCAGAGGATGTCGGTCTACCTTCCCTTTCTGGTGGACGAGATACTGGCGGGAGGGGGTAAGGAGGAGGACGTAAAGTTCATCTCCGCGACCGGAACTCACAGATCCCAGACGCCGGAGGAACACGGATTGCTTCTGGGAGACCTGGCGGACCGCTTTCAGGTGGTGGACCACGATTGCAGGGACGCAGACTCGCTGGTTTCTCTGGGGACCACCTCAAGAGGAACCCCTGTAGAGGTCAACCGCATGGTCACGGAGTGCGACAGATTGATTCTGACCGGTGCCGTCACCTACCACGTCATGGCCGGATGGGGAGGGGGCAGAAAGTCCATACTTCCCGGGGTGGCCTCATACGAAGCCATACAGGCCAACCACGTTCTGGCGCTGAAATCGGCTCCCGAGACGGGCAGGGACATGAGATGCCGCTGCGCCTTCATGGAGGACAACCCCCTCCACCTGGACATGGACGAGGCCTGTTCCATGGTAAATCCCGATTTCGTCTTCAACGTGGTAATGGGAGGAGACGGAAGGATCGCCGCCGCCGTGTCGGGACAGTGGAGGTCCGCACATCTGAAAGGCACCGAGTTGGTGAACGACCTGAACGGCGTGACTGTGGATCGAAAGGCCGACGTGGTGGTGGCATCGGCGGGAGGATATCCAAAGGACATGGTACTGTATCAGTCGTCCAAGACGGTGTTCAACTCCATAGAGGCCGTCAGAGACGGGGGTACCCTGGTGGTCCTGGCCATGTGCGACGAGGGATCGGGCAGCGACGAGTGCTTCGAGATACTGACCGGTTATTCCGACCAGGTGGCGAGGGAAAAGGTGCTCAGAGAGAGGTTTTCCATACCTCGCTACGTAGGGTATCTGCTGGCCGATCAGGCCCTGAAGGCGAATATCGTGCTGGTGTCCGAACTGAGACGGTCGGACCTGGAAGGATCGGGGATAATCGCCGTGAACTCCGTCGAGGCGGCCATGGCCGAGGTCTCAAGACTCCATCCCGAAGGAGGATCTGCCTACGTCATACCTCACGGAGGATCGGTCTTTCCCTTCGTAAAACGGTGA
- a CDS encoding ABC transporter ATP-binding protein, giving the protein MKNVIEVSNLCHSYGSRWIYRGLDVSISPGKVYGLLGKNGVGKTTLIKILMGFLRPSSGRCTVFGEDSHDLKPATRARIGLLFEGHLAYDFMTISQIERFYAPHYPLWDKSRYYDLVDLLGLKPNHRIGDMSCGQRSQVVLGLIMAQQPELLILDDYSMGLDAGYRRLFLDYMSEYLRGTGRTVFLTSHVIQDMEGFVDQVIFLERGGAVRSTSIESFKDTFRCYELPKNEGSRVPEPKGPVKNVETHGDRWELFGFAGPEEMETGLDAQGVDPFGLTPRDMTLEDAFIGYTGRY; this is encoded by the coding sequence ATGAAAAACGTAATAGAGGTATCGAACCTCTGTCATAGTTATGGATCCCGTTGGATATACAGAGGGCTCGATGTATCGATTTCCCCCGGCAAGGTCTACGGACTTCTTGGTAAAAACGGGGTCGGCAAGACCACCCTCATAAAGATCCTCATGGGATTTCTCCGTCCATCCTCGGGAAGATGTACCGTATTCGGCGAGGACTCCCACGACCTGAAACCGGCCACCAGAGCCAGGATAGGGCTTCTTTTCGAGGGACATCTGGCCTACGATTTTATGACCATATCCCAGATAGAGAGATTCTACGCACCTCATTATCCCCTATGGGACAAATCGAGATACTACGATCTGGTCGACCTGCTGGGGCTAAAGCCTAATCACAGAATAGGCGATATGTCCTGCGGCCAGAGGTCCCAGGTGGTCCTTGGTCTGATAATGGCCCAGCAGCCGGAACTGCTGATACTGGACGACTATTCCATGGGACTCGACGCCGGATACAGAAGGCTTTTTCTGGACTATATGTCCGAATATCTGAGAGGGACGGGACGGACGGTGTTCCTCACGTCCCACGTGATACAGGACATGGAGGGTTTCGTGGACCAGGTGATCTTTCTCGAGAGAGGCGGAGCCGTCAGGTCCACCTCGATAGAGTCTTTCAAGGATACCTTCCGCTGTTACGAGCTTCCCAAAAACGAAGGATCTCGAGTACCCGAACCGAAAGGTCCGGTGAAGAACGTCGAGACCCACGGCGATCGGTGGGAGCTGTTCGGCTTCGCCGGTCCGGAGGAGATGGAGACGGGGCTCGACGCCCAGGGAGTGGACCCCTTCGGCCTGACTCCCCGGGATATGACCTTGGAAGACGCTTTCATAGGCTATACCGGGAGGTATTGA
- a CDS encoding sodium:solute symporter family protein, whose product MNVQLIILIAYIALLFGVSLKALQIQRRSHIEGAMGYLLAGRNLPPVVVAAMLAGLAIGGASTVGVAQNAYTKGLSAGWYNAAWGVAGIVVGLVAAGFFRKMNVRTVPEMMGRMFGPGARVLGAVAQLVIQMVITSLQYVAGGAVLTALLPDIFTFQTGMMATAAIFIGVTLIGGYLAGGLVNVINVVVIYGGIIAALVSASGTFGGFGPIMAELPSSDIWLDWTSGMGTAMVCAWMAVMITQAFSVQAINQIAFAARDGRSARNGFILGGIIILPVGFLCALFGVMAAAKFPGLENSAMALPALVTSISPAIGGLLLAGLWAADISTAVGLLLGSATLTLEDLVKPLFFQKKELDPEREVFLSRICVVIVSVLTFFLALSVVGILKTLTSALAVTASFTLLILADLFIPSLCRRGSGFWTILASLIVWAGWTFFPATHVVSHVIYLEWPVCIAVFLLVALIDRRPAGRIIGEDRA is encoded by the coding sequence ATGAACGTTCAACTTATTATCTTGATAGCTTACATAGCGCTTCTCTTCGGGGTGTCTCTCAAGGCCCTTCAGATACAGAGACGGAGCCATATCGAAGGGGCCATGGGGTATCTCCTGGCCGGACGCAACCTGCCTCCCGTCGTGGTGGCCGCCATGCTGGCCGGTCTCGCCATCGGAGGGGCCTCCACCGTCGGAGTGGCCCAAAACGCCTACACCAAAGGCCTGTCCGCCGGCTGGTACAACGCCGCCTGGGGTGTGGCGGGAATCGTCGTAGGCCTCGTGGCGGCGGGTTTTTTCCGCAAGATGAACGTCCGTACCGTGCCTGAGATGATGGGGCGTATGTTCGGCCCCGGAGCCAGGGTTCTCGGAGCTGTGGCCCAGCTGGTCATCCAGATGGTCATAACCTCCCTTCAGTACGTGGCGGGAGGAGCGGTCCTCACTGCTCTGCTTCCAGACATATTCACCTTCCAGACCGGAATGATGGCCACCGCCGCCATCTTCATCGGGGTCACCCTCATAGGCGGATATCTGGCTGGAGGTCTGGTCAACGTCATAAACGTGGTGGTCATCTACGGAGGGATAATCGCCGCTCTGGTCAGCGCCTCCGGAACCTTTGGAGGTTTCGGCCCCATAATGGCCGAGCTTCCTTCCTCGGATATCTGGTTGGACTGGACCTCCGGCATGGGAACCGCCATGGTGTGTGCCTGGATGGCGGTCATGATAACCCAGGCGTTCTCGGTGCAGGCCATAAACCAGATCGCCTTCGCCGCCAGAGACGGCAGGTCCGCCAGAAACGGCTTCATCCTCGGAGGAATAATAATCCTTCCGGTGGGCTTTCTCTGCGCCCTCTTCGGCGTCATGGCAGCCGCCAAGTTTCCCGGACTGGAGAACTCCGCCATGGCTCTGCCCGCCCTTGTGACCTCCATAAGCCCCGCCATAGGAGGATTGCTTCTGGCCGGTCTCTGGGCCGCCGACATCTCCACAGCGGTAGGCCTTCTGCTGGGAAGCGCCACCCTCACCCTGGAGGACCTGGTGAAGCCCCTTTTCTTTCAGAAGAAGGAGCTTGATCCCGAACGGGAGGTCTTTCTCTCCCGGATCTGCGTTGTGATCGTCAGCGTGCTGACCTTTTTTCTGGCCCTCTCCGTGGTGGGCATCCTCAAGACCCTTACCTCCGCACTGGCTGTCACGGCGTCCTTCACCCTTCTGATCCTTGCCGATCTCTTCATTCCCTCCCTGTGCCGCAGGGGGTCGGGCTTCTGGACTATACTGGCATCTCTGATCGTATGGGCCGGATGGACCTTCTTTCCCGCTACCCACGTGGTCTCCCACGTGATATACCTGGAGTGGCCGGTGTGCATAGCGGTGTTCCTGCTGGTAGCACTGATCGACAGACGGCCCGCCGGAAGGATAATCGGAGAAGACAGGGCATAG
- a CDS encoding Ldh family oxidoreductase, giving the protein MIVSYDGLTRHVMDILEKGLGYTESQARITAEVLVEADARAVPSHGVARLAFYRKNLEGGFAFTDREPQVVRETPVSLVVDGKSGIGPSVAAFSMDRCVDKALEIGTCSCVVRDSNHYGMAGLWAERAAKRGCMAVAMTNTRKCCIVTFGKERLLGTNPIAVAIPGSGEEMFLLDMATPVVAHGKVEVYDRRKKPMPLGWVVDETGSVTDDASHIEDLFKSESSLGGHLFLGGEGEELGGHKGYGLGLMVELLCSALSLGRWSPETFQEPGSGSGITHYFAATRLDIFGDESAIKDSVSSILESVRRSEKADGHDRIFVHGEKEREARERAVREGIELDLATEDMLRRYSDEFGLPQLEKLK; this is encoded by the coding sequence GTGATAGTTTCGTACGACGGACTGACTAGACATGTTATGGACATACTTGAAAAAGGGCTGGGTTATACCGAATCTCAGGCCCGAATAACCGCCGAGGTGCTTGTGGAGGCGGACGCTAGGGCCGTCCCGTCCCACGGGGTGGCCAGGCTGGCCTTCTACAGGAAAAACCTGGAGGGGGGATTCGCCTTCACCGACAGGGAGCCTCAGGTGGTCCGCGAGACGCCGGTCTCCCTGGTGGTCGACGGCAAATCCGGCATAGGTCCCTCCGTGGCGGCTTTCTCCATGGACCGCTGCGTGGACAAGGCGCTGGAGATAGGAACCTGTTCCTGCGTGGTCCGCGACTCGAACCACTACGGAATGGCCGGGCTTTGGGCGGAACGGGCGGCAAAGCGGGGCTGTATGGCAGTGGCCATGACCAACACCAGGAAATGCTGCATAGTGACCTTCGGCAAGGAGCGTTTGCTGGGAACCAACCCCATAGCGGTGGCCATCCCTGGATCGGGAGAGGAGATGTTTCTCCTCGACATGGCGACACCGGTGGTGGCCCACGGCAAGGTGGAGGTCTACGACAGGAGGAAAAAGCCCATGCCTCTGGGATGGGTGGTCGACGAGACCGGCAGCGTCACGGACGACGCGTCCCACATAGAGGACCTCTTCAAGAGCGAATCATCTCTGGGAGGGCATCTCTTTTTAGGAGGAGAGGGCGAGGAGCTGGGAGGCCATAAGGGGTACGGGCTCGGGCTGATGGTCGAGCTTCTATGTTCCGCTCTATCTCTGGGACGGTGGAGCCCCGAGACGTTCCAGGAACCCGGTAGCGGAAGCGGTATAACCCACTATTTCGCCGCCACCAGGCTGGATATCTTCGGAGACGAGTCGGCCATAAAAGACAGCGTATCCTCCATATTGGAATCGGTCCGGCGCAGCGAGAAGGCCGACGGCCACGACAGGATATTCGTCCACGGCGAGAAGGAGAGGGAGGCCAGAGAGAGGGCCGTTCGAGAGGGAATAGAGCTGGATCTGGCCACGGAGGACATGCTCAGGCGCTATTCCGACGAGTTCGGCCTGCCTCAACTGGAGAAACTGAAATGA